Proteins from one Prevotella sp. E2-28 genomic window:
- a CDS encoding fimbrillin family protein — translation MKSRKTIIRRLVELAELAGLVVLGFLVFLGCSSDEVERPQQMQQRAVGFSARIAESKGDATRGARTTRTAPEPGDGELTTALLQTVGFGVYCWYTGSTDVTFTNAKGTTPSAHISTYTRTLLMQNQRVTYSNSKWDYTPSKYWPLNSSEKLTFRAYAPYVSYELQTSDEGMPLLPVVVTADDYKNGSQHDPLWGTSRHEGTDDEGTTYGTLYNNYTYANSGDHYTDPVGGDARNGFIDWYFHHGMTRLIFQCFVIQEPGCDSVTIKSITVSDLYTRGLLNISSPTASSAITDKPIWTERGGSMTVNIEEDYLAAKPLVIRTDMMPPTISDTISVLGKGLLIIPRAYNELNPLTVTITYTIDEDDTELTAEGIINDREFYGNTSYTLNMKLTPTTQGLDITLVQSAFTPWKDGGSGTHTVYNW, via the coding sequence GTGAAGAGTAGAAAGACGATAATAAGACGGCTAGTAGAACTAGCGGAACTAGCAGGACTAGTGGTACTAGGCTTTCTAGTATTCCTGGGCTGTAGCTCTGATGAGGTGGAAAGACCTCAGCAGATGCAGCAGCGCGCCGTGGGTTTCTCTGCAAGAATAGCTGAGAGCAAGGGCGACGCTACACGTGGCGCTAGGACTACTCGCACCGCCCCTGAACCCGGCGACGGCGAACTGACCACTGCCCTATTGCAAACGGTGGGCTTCGGCGTGTATTGCTGGTACACAGGTTCTACGGACGTAACCTTCACTAATGCTAAGGGCACCACGCCTTCTGCTCATATCAGCACCTATACACGGACGCTGCTGATGCAGAACCAGCGCGTTACCTACAGCAACAGCAAATGGGACTATACGCCATCGAAATACTGGCCTCTGAACAGCAGCGAGAAACTCACATTCCGTGCCTATGCGCCCTATGTGAGCTATGAGTTGCAGACCAGCGACGAGGGTATGCCCCTGTTACCAGTAGTGGTGACTGCCGACGACTACAAGAACGGCTCACAGCACGACCCGCTATGGGGCACTAGCCGACATGAAGGTACCGATGATGAGGGTACCACCTACGGCACGCTGTATAACAACTACACCTATGCAAACAGCGGTGACCACTATACCGACCCCGTTGGAGGCGATGCACGCAACGGCTTCATCGACTGGTATTTCCATCACGGCATGACACGCCTGATATTCCAGTGCTTCGTGATTCAGGAACCTGGCTGCGACTCGGTGACCATCAAAAGCATCACCGTCAGCGACCTCTACACCAGAGGTCTGCTAAACATTAGCAGCCCGACGGCCTCATCGGCAATCACCGACAAGCCAATATGGACAGAGCGCGGCGGCAGCATGACGGTGAACATCGAAGAAGACTATCTGGCCGCTAAGCCACTCGTGATTCGTACGGATATGATGCCACCTACAATAAGCGACACTATCAGCGTGCTTGGCAAAGGACTGCTTATCATACCCCGCGCCTATAACGAGCTGAATCCGCTGACCGTGACCATCACCTATACCATAGATGAAGACGACACGGAACTGACGGCAGAAGGCATCATCAACGACAGGGAGTTCTACGGCAACACCAGCTACACGCTGAACATGAAGCTGACGCCTACGACACAAGGCTTGGACATCACACTGGTGCAGTCGGCCTTCACGCCCTGGAAAGATGGCGGATCGGGAACACATACGGTGTATAATTGGTAA
- a CDS encoding fimbrillin family protein has translation MKIEKTIIGFAFALAACGNEGLDFSEQNLRAVGFGSYTEQFTTRGEVKGAIPDSTSIGIYAYYHDDSNWAADAAASRITPNFMWNQQAAFYLKINAFVYSPLKYWPNEETDKLSFIAYYPFTDPDISDNPANPVHPESTDSTGLTPLLHNDDNGLPSFNFTVKDTQKYQTDLLVSELITNLPQTRDTESDPGLPFNDLTIYDKVKFRFHHALSKIEFRVVADADIRKDIVSFHLYDLGISNIYKDGTLTTAYDALEGTSYTWSGQTNRHGTNPAYNYPCTTYVPYLLMPQTLRADAMLSLDYEITLKSDGTTYHYVGTTPVADQDYTYRNTASIQLNTMKLTGSGDALTEWLPNHHYIYTIRLRANRIEFTGEVVDWGEELTPPALELSEE, from the coding sequence TTGAAGATTGAAAAGACGATAATAGGATTTGCATTTGCCCTCGCCGCCTGTGGCAACGAGGGGCTGGATTTCAGCGAGCAGAATCTGCGCGCCGTAGGCTTTGGCAGCTATACCGAGCAGTTCACGACGCGCGGCGAGGTGAAGGGCGCTATCCCCGATAGCACCAGCATCGGCATCTATGCCTATTATCATGACGACAGCAACTGGGCCGCTGATGCCGCTGCCAGCAGAATCACGCCCAACTTCATGTGGAACCAGCAGGCCGCCTTCTACCTGAAGATCAACGCTTTCGTTTATTCGCCCCTGAAATACTGGCCCAACGAAGAAACGGATAAGCTGTCGTTCATAGCATATTACCCGTTTACGGATCCGGATATTTCGGATAATCCAGCAAATCCGGTACATCCTGAGAGCACAGACTCTACGGGCCTCACGCCCCTGCTCCATAATGACGATAACGGTCTGCCCTCCTTTAACTTCACCGTGAAGGATACGCAAAAATACCAGACGGATCTGCTGGTATCAGAACTCATTACAAACCTGCCGCAGACACGCGACACGGAGAGCGACCCAGGCTTACCGTTTAACGACCTGACTATCTACGACAAGGTGAAGTTCCGCTTCCATCATGCCCTGTCAAAGATAGAGTTCCGCGTAGTGGCCGACGCCGATATTCGCAAGGATATCGTCAGCTTCCACCTGTACGACTTAGGCATCAGCAATATCTATAAGGACGGCACGCTCACCACTGCCTACGATGCCCTCGAAGGCACATCATACACATGGAGCGGACAGACAAACCGTCACGGCACTAACCCTGCCTACAACTACCCCTGCACTACCTATGTGCCTTACCTGCTGATGCCGCAAACCCTGCGTGCCGATGCCATGCTGAGCCTTGACTACGAGATAACGCTGAAGAGCGACGGCACCACGTATCACTACGTAGGCACAACACCCGTAGCTGATCAGGATTATACCTACCGCAACACGGCTTCGATACAGCTGAACACCATGAAGCTGACGGGAAGTGGCGATGCGCTGACCGAGTGGCTGCCCAATCATCATTACATCTACACTATCCGACTCCGTGCTAACCGCATAGAGTTCACCGGCGAGGTGGTGGATTGGGGCGAAGAACTAACACCACCAGCCTTAGAGCTGAGTGAAGAATAA